The Mammaliicoccus sciuri genome window below encodes:
- a CDS encoding MFS transporter: protein MKNKFSNQLALISLAISAFAIGSTEFISVGLLPLIKDAFDVTIPLAGLTVSLYAIGVTVGAPILTPLTNNMKRKTVLILIMVVFIIANVFAGLATSFSLLLAMRVLSAFSHGVFMSIAADLVPAHKRSSAIAMMFTGLTVPTITGVPFGTWVGQNFGYEMSFYTIALIGLISLIANISFVPKNLTENEQAPIIKQLAVFKNKPLISIYLITALGYGGTFVVYTYMTEILTNILGYDSNSIVIILILYGVMVAIGNTLGGKLTNHAPTKSLTIIFLLQALTLLLVGFTIHFHVVGLISILLMGLFAFMNVPGLQLIVVLFAERNSKETVNFASSLNISAFNIGITLGSVIGGFILNHLTLSSTPYFAFIMVLVASILMFVVNKHETAEPLQTT, encoded by the coding sequence TTGAAAAACAAATTTTCGAATCAACTCGCACTTATATCACTTGCTATCTCAGCTTTTGCTATTGGTTCTACGGAATTTATTAGCGTAGGGTTACTCCCATTAATTAAAGATGCCTTTGATGTGACAATCCCATTAGCAGGACTTACTGTATCTTTATATGCTATTGGAGTTACAGTTGGCGCACCTATCTTAACGCCTTTAACAAACAATATGAAAAGAAAGACTGTTTTGATACTCATTATGGTTGTGTTTATTATTGCTAATGTATTTGCAGGACTTGCAACATCATTTAGTTTATTACTTGCTATGAGAGTGCTTAGTGCTTTCTCACATGGTGTATTCATGTCTATTGCAGCTGACTTAGTTCCTGCGCATAAACGTTCAAGTGCCATCGCCATGATGTTTACAGGTTTAACAGTTCCAACGATTACAGGTGTCCCATTTGGAACTTGGGTCGGTCAAAACTTCGGCTACGAAATGTCATTCTATACGATTGCTTTAATAGGACTCATTAGTTTAATCGCAAATATATCATTCGTTCCAAAAAATTTAACAGAAAATGAGCAAGCACCTATTATTAAACAACTTGCTGTCTTTAAAAACAAACCGCTTATATCTATTTATTTAATTACAGCACTTGGCTATGGTGGTACATTTGTTGTTTACACTTATATGACTGAAATTTTAACGAATATATTAGGTTATGACTCAAATAGTATTGTCATTATTTTAATATTGTATGGTGTGATGGTTGCGATTGGTAATACATTAGGTGGAAAATTAACGAACCATGCGCCAACGAAATCATTAACGATTATTTTTCTATTACAAGCATTAACGTTATTACTTGTTGGATTTACGATACATTTTCATGTCGTTGGTTTAATCAGTATTTTATTAATGGGACTATTCGCATTTATGAATGTTCCCGGGTTACAACTCATTGTCGTACTTTTTGCTGAACGTAATAGTAAAGAAACTGTCAATTTCGCTTCAAGTTTAAACATCTCTGCATTTAACATAGGTATTACACTTGGATCTGTTATCGGCGGATTTATATTAAATCATTTAACACTATCTAGTACACCTTATTTCGCATTTATCATGGTGCTAGTAGCAAGTATTTTAATGTTTGTCGTTAACAAGCATGAAACAGCTGAGCCTTTACAAACAACTTAA
- a CDS encoding tyrosine-protein phosphatase yields the protein MIDIHNHLLYGLDDGPLDEESMLELAREAEKIGITDIVATPHYIKHRFRNNADIVKSRTEEVQSLLNDHHIDIKVYPSQEIHMFGEELEGIESGELLPITEGSRYVLIEFPFFSIPEFAEQTFEKLFNAGYRPILAHPERIIPIQDDPQILFDLIDRGALCQVTAGSLVNKYGEDAKRVADYLLEQDAIHIVGSDAHNTSNRNFHIKEAYEFLERTKGIETVTRFKENARKILKNEEI from the coding sequence ATGATAGATATTCATAATCATTTATTATATGGATTAGATGATGGTCCATTAGATGAGGAAAGTATGCTTGAACTTGCAAGGGAAGCTGAGAAAATTGGTATAACAGATATAGTTGCAACACCTCATTATATAAAACATCGATTTAGAAATAATGCCGATATCGTAAAAAGTAGAACTGAAGAAGTACAATCTCTATTAAATGATCATCATATTGATATTAAAGTTTATCCTAGCCAAGAAATTCATATGTTTGGCGAAGAACTTGAAGGTATAGAGTCAGGTGAATTGTTACCTATTACTGAAGGGTCAAGATATGTGTTAATTGAGTTTCCATTTTTCTCGATACCAGAATTTGCTGAACAAACATTTGAAAAGTTATTTAATGCTGGATATCGACCAATATTAGCACATCCCGAACGTATCATTCCTATTCAAGATGATCCACAAATTTTATTTGATTTAATTGATAGAGGCGCATTATGTCAAGTTACAGCGGGCTCTTTAGTGAATAAATATGGTGAAGATGCTAAAAGAGTAGCTGATTATTTATTAGAGCAAGATGCGATTCATATTGTTGGAAGTGATGCTCATAATACATCAAATAGAAACTTTCATATTAAAGAAGCTTATGAATTTTTAGAACGGACGAAAGGTATTGAGACTGTCACACGATTTAAAGAAAATGCTCGAAAAATATTAAAAAATGAAGAAATATGA
- a CDS encoding nitroreductase family protein — protein sequence MELAKALERRRSVKSYEPYDLDRETIYNLLDQAALSPSAWNLQQWKVIVVDTDEAKEKLYNAANKQIKIKESSATFIILGDLNAHETIGDIADDWIDHKHIPADKKSGLIQSVHQFFESDTNRRDEAIRGASLFAMSLMLVSEDAGLATCPMIGFDKQAVIDAFNIEDNLVPVMLISIGKGEMNNDRASRIPASAFAKFE from the coding sequence ATGGAATTAGCAAAAGCATTAGAAAGAAGACGCTCTGTTAAATCTTATGAGCCATACGATTTAGATAGAGAAACAATTTATAATTTATTAGATCAAGCTGCATTATCGCCTTCAGCTTGGAACTTACAACAATGGAAAGTAATCGTTGTTGATACAGATGAAGCAAAAGAAAAATTATATAACGCAGCTAATAAACAAATTAAAATAAAAGAATCTAGCGCGACATTTATCATTTTAGGTGACTTAAATGCGCATGAAACAATTGGTGATATCGCAGATGACTGGATAGACCATAAACATATACCAGCTGATAAGAAATCAGGATTAATACAAAGTGTCCATCAATTCTTTGAAAGTGATACAAACAGAAGAGACGAAGCAATACGTGGTGCTTCATTATTTGCGATGAGTTTAATGTTAGTCAGTGAAGACGCAGGACTCGCAACTTGCCCAATGATAGGCTTTGACAAACAAGCAGTAATTGATGCATTTAATATTGAAGATAACTTAGTACCAGTAATGCTTATCTCAATTGGTAAAGGTGAAATGAATAATGATAGAGCTTCACGCATACCAGCATCAGCATTTGCGAAATTCGAATAA
- a CDS encoding GNAT family N-acetyltransferase, translating into MDVLVELAENQILETERLILRPINLNDVESLFEYASDVENTTHVFPTHLSKEDTKSTIAGYYMRAPLGKYGIELKSEDKLIGTIDLGVEQEHKRGELGYALNLKYTGNGYMTEAGLALLSLSFETLGLNQVKAMHSTINPKSGEVMKRLGMKKIGVMPKNRIHKEKVVDDVIYAITDTEYAEMVKSEK; encoded by the coding sequence ATGGATGTATTAGTCGAATTAGCTGAAAATCAAATATTAGAAACAGAAAGACTTATATTAAGACCTATTAATTTAAATGATGTTGAATCATTATTCGAATATGCATCTGATGTTGAAAATACAACACATGTATTTCCAACACACTTGTCTAAAGAAGACACTAAAAGTACAATTGCGGGATATTATATGAGAGCGCCATTAGGAAAGTACGGTATCGAATTAAAATCCGAAGATAAATTAATAGGTACAATTGATTTAGGAGTTGAACAAGAACATAAACGAGGAGAACTCGGTTATGCCCTTAATTTAAAATATACAGGTAATGGCTATATGACAGAAGCGGGATTAGCATTGCTATCCCTATCATTTGAAACATTAGGACTTAATCAAGTAAAAGCAATGCACAGTACAATTAATCCGAAATCAGGCGAAGTGATGAAAAGACTTGGCATGAAGAAAATAGGTGTTATGCCTAAAAATAGAATTCATAAAGAAAAAGTAGTAGACGATGTCATTTATGCCATAACGGATACAGAATATGCAGAAATGGTAAAAAGTGAGAAGTAG
- the scrK gene encoding fructokinase ScrK, producing the protein MKLLGAIEAGGTKFVCAVGDEDLNVIERISIPTTEPSETLPKVIEFFKQYQISSIGIGSFGPIDIDKDSDTYGYITSTPKIAWQNFDFIGAVQEHFDVPVAFTTDVNASLYGEYKKGIAKNIDSAVYYTVGTGIGGGAIVNGKIVQGLSHPEMGHMYIKIHKDDQDFEGNCPYHGNCLEGLASGPAIERRAGISAKKIHENAQDWDIVAYYIAQAALNTALMLSPEKIIFGGGVMHQTHLLKKVHEQFERLNNNYIAVPPVEEYIVTPSLNDDQGIIGCLALALNEYQS; encoded by the coding sequence GTGAAACTTTTAGGAGCGATTGAAGCGGGTGGAACGAAATTTGTGTGTGCAGTTGGAGATGAAGATTTAAATGTAATAGAACGCATCTCAATACCTACAACTGAGCCGTCAGAAACATTACCTAAAGTTATAGAATTTTTTAAACAATATCAAATTAGTAGTATAGGTATAGGGTCATTTGGACCGATAGATATCGATAAAGATTCTGATACATATGGATATATCACTTCGACACCAAAAATTGCGTGGCAAAATTTTGATTTTATAGGAGCAGTTCAAGAACATTTCGATGTACCTGTAGCATTTACGACAGATGTAAATGCCTCTTTATACGGTGAGTATAAAAAAGGAATAGCAAAAAATATAGACTCAGCGGTTTACTATACAGTAGGTACTGGTATCGGCGGTGGTGCAATCGTTAATGGGAAAATTGTACAAGGGTTAAGTCATCCTGAAATGGGGCACATGTATATTAAAATTCATAAAGATGATCAAGACTTTGAAGGTAATTGTCCGTACCACGGTAATTGCTTAGAAGGTTTAGCTTCAGGACCAGCAATCGAAAGAAGAGCAGGTATTTCTGCCAAAAAAATTCATGAAAATGCTCAAGACTGGGATATCGTTGCTTATTATATTGCACAAGCAGCACTTAATACAGCATTAATGTTGTCGCCTGAAAAAATCATTTTTGGCGGTGGTGTGATGCATCAAACACATTTATTAAAAAAAGTGCATGAGCAATTTGAACGATTAAATAACAACTATATAGCAGTTCCACCAGTTGAAGAATATATTGTTACACCAAGTTTAAATGATGACCAAGGTATAATCGGTTGTCTAGCATTAGCGTTGAATGAATATCAATCATAA
- the corA gene encoding magnesium/cobalt transporter CorA: protein MIKTYYVNLKDEIKETNSPKDISEEKKWIWVDLNEPTKEESEILVDYFDFHPLSVEDATQVQQRPKFKQYDDYQFIVFHALDLKTLESEEVDIFIGDDFIVTFHRERYEEIDTIKRKLFNETIEINEPKDILLHILDDIVDNYFPFIYDIEDKVFNFEDRHNLDITTKTLIDDTFDLREELLIIKRTVQPMKDLVYRMREGKVLHLNEQQFLFITHINDHLMKQMEMVDSSREMTSDIRDNYISLNSFKMNNIMKILTIYSVVFMPLTLIAGIYGMNFTNMPELEWHDGYYIVLVIMAVIAIIMLIVFKKKRWF from the coding sequence ATGATTAAAACTTATTATGTCAATTTAAAAGATGAAATAAAAGAAACTAATTCACCTAAAGATATTTCAGAAGAGAAAAAATGGATATGGGTGGATTTAAATGAACCAACTAAAGAAGAATCCGAAATATTAGTTGATTATTTTGATTTTCATCCTTTATCAGTAGAAGACGCAACGCAAGTTCAACAAAGACCGAAGTTTAAACAATATGATGATTATCAATTTATTGTATTCCATGCACTGGATTTAAAGACTTTAGAATCTGAAGAAGTGGATATCTTTATTGGTGATGATTTTATCGTGACATTCCATAGAGAACGTTATGAAGAAATCGATACGATCAAAAGAAAGTTATTTAATGAAACGATCGAAATAAATGAACCTAAAGATATACTATTACATATTCTAGATGATATAGTAGATAACTATTTTCCGTTTATATACGACATTGAAGATAAGGTGTTTAATTTCGAAGATCGTCATAATTTAGATATTACAACAAAGACTTTAATCGATGATACATTTGATTTAAGAGAAGAATTGCTGATTATTAAAAGAACTGTTCAACCGATGAAGGATTTAGTATATAGAATGCGTGAGGGTAAAGTGTTGCATCTTAATGAACAACAATTTCTGTTTATTACGCATATTAATGACCATCTTATGAAACAAATGGAAATGGTAGATTCATCACGAGAAATGACGAGTGATATAAGAGATAATTATATTTCTTTGAACTCATTCAAGATGAACAATATAATGAAAATATTAACCATTTATTCTGTTGTGTTTATGCCATTAACTTTAATTGCAGGTATTTATGGGATGAACTTTACAAATATGCCAGAACTTGAATGGCATGATGGTTATTATATTGTTCTCGTTATTATGGCCGTTATAGCAATTATTATGTTAATCGTCTTCAAGAAGAAGAGATGGTTCTAA
- the purU gene encoding formyltetrahydrofolate deformylase, whose protein sequence is MSKHYILLADCKDEIGITSLISTIIKDTNSNIFHLDHYTDIQEEENHLYLRIEFDKNDEVKSLLESELTNRKINFQIFDAEEKVKTALLVSKEDHALSEIMLRANRQEFPIEISCVISNHENNRKFVEDMGIPFHHVSVTKETKRESEDEITSICESYNVDLLVLAKYMQILSPTFVDRHHLKIINIHHSFLPSFIGANPYKQAYTRGVKLIGATSHYVTEDLDAVPIIEQDVVRVNHRYTAQDMKHTGRHVESQVLARAVQWYCEHKVIVNGNKTVVFS, encoded by the coding sequence ATGAGCAAGCATTATATTTTATTGGCTGATTGTAAAGATGAAATTGGCATTACATCATTAATATCCACTATTATAAAAGATACAAATTCAAATATATTTCATTTAGATCACTATACAGACATTCAAGAAGAAGAAAATCATTTATATTTACGTATAGAATTTGATAAAAACGATGAAGTTAAATCGCTTTTAGAGAGTGAACTGACAAATAGAAAGATTAATTTTCAAATCTTTGATGCTGAAGAAAAAGTGAAAACAGCATTACTTGTGTCTAAAGAAGACCATGCGTTAAGTGAAATTATGTTACGAGCGAATCGACAAGAATTTCCGATTGAAATCAGTTGTGTCATCAGTAATCACGAGAATAATCGCAAATTTGTGGAGGATATGGGCATTCCTTTTCATCATGTCAGCGTGACAAAAGAAACAAAGCGTGAAAGTGAAGATGAAATTACAAGCATTTGTGAAAGCTACAATGTTGATTTACTAGTACTTGCGAAATACATGCAAATATTATCACCGACATTTGTTGATAGACATCACTTGAAAATTATTAACATTCACCATTCATTCTTGCCGTCATTTATTGGTGCGAACCCTTATAAACAAGCTTATACAAGAGGTGTTAAATTAATAGGGGCGACGAGTCATTATGTGACTGAAGATTTAGATGCAGTACCAATTATTGAGCAGGATGTTGTAAGAGTAAATCATAGATATACTGCACAAGATATGAAACATACAGGTAGGCATGTTGAATCTCAAGTATTAGCGAGAGCGGTGCAATGGTATTGTGAACATAAAGTCATCGTAAATGGTAATAAGACAGTAGTATTTTCATAA
- a CDS encoding SDR family NAD(P)-dependent oxidoreductase has protein sequence MKAATLVLERYPYVDCLINNAGVMSLTRQKTVDGYELMFGTNYLGHFMLTHILFGSIMNSHDKQIIIVSSGAYLFAHLGRRNFKYPLRFNPIKSYGKSKLATLYFMQELHEKFSKDGLHVTAVHPGAVSTNLGKTKYNQTFGNLVYKIFDPLFISPKEGAKSTIKVSKDNNLYKGKYVQEGKITKLKSHGLNYYDRKRLIRETLASLQLDQFMYWEK, from the coding sequence ATGAAAGCTGCGACACTTGTTTTAGAACGATATCCTTATGTCGACTGTCTTATTAATAATGCAGGCGTTATGTCATTAACAAGACAAAAAACTGTAGATGGTTACGAATTAATGTTTGGTACGAACTATTTAGGACACTTTATGTTAACGCATATATTATTCGGTTCAATTATGAATAGCCATGACAAACAAATTATTATCGTATCATCTGGTGCATATTTATTTGCACATCTTGGAAGACGAAACTTTAAGTATCCTTTAAGATTTAATCCGATTAAGTCTTATGGAAAATCTAAGCTTGCGACTTTATATTTTATGCAAGAATTACATGAGAAATTTTCAAAAGATGGCTTACATGTTACGGCAGTACATCCCGGTGCTGTTTCAACTAATTTAGGAAAAACAAAATATAATCAAACATTTGGTAACTTAGTTTATAAAATATTTGATCCTTTATTTATTTCTCCTAAAGAAGGTGCTAAATCGACCATTAAAGTATCAAAAGATAATAATTTGTATAAAGGTAAATATGTTCAAGAAGGAAAGATTACAAAACTCAAATCACATGGTCTTAATTACTATGACCGCAAAAGATTAATACGTGAAACGTTAGCATCATTACAACTAGACCAATTTATGTATTGGGAAAAATAA
- a CDS encoding Rossmann-fold NAD(P)-binding domain-containing protein: MSNRILAITGPTSGIGKSTVIELAHDYDIIILLCRNVEKGNDLKKLLEAEHQHITVDVIKCNLSDLRFSKCYESCDTCFRTISLCRLSY, from the coding sequence ATGTCGAATAGAATTCTAGCAATCACTGGACCAACTTCAGGAATAGGGAAATCAACAGTTATTGAATTAGCACACGATTATGACATTATTATTTTATTATGTAGAAATGTTGAAAAAGGCAATGACTTAAAAAAGCTTTTAGAAGCGGAACATCAACATATAACAGTAGACGTGATTAAGTGTAATTTATCAGATTTAAGATTTAGCAAATGTTATGAAAGCTGCGACACTTGTTTTAGAACGATATCCTTATGTCGACTGTCTTATTAA
- a CDS encoding PTS lactose/cellobiose transporter subunit IIA gives MEKYEQIAFQIITNVGMAKSNYMQAIQEAKEGNFETAENLVSEGNQFLVEGHKVHKDLIQAEASGEPVPLNLLLSHAEDQLISTEVIKEMAKELIYVHQNYVKK, from the coding sequence ATGGAAAAATATGAACAGATTGCCTTTCAAATTATTACAAATGTAGGAATGGCAAAAAGTAATTATATGCAAGCAATTCAAGAAGCAAAAGAAGGTAATTTTGAAACAGCTGAGAACTTAGTTTCTGAAGGCAATCAATTTTTAGTTGAAGGACATAAAGTGCATAAGGATCTGATCCAAGCAGAAGCTTCAGGTGAGCCGGTTCCTTTAAATTTGTTATTGTCCCATGCTGAAGATCAACTTATTTCTACTGAAGTCATTAAAGAAATGGCTAAAGAACTGATTTATGTACATCAAAATTATGTAAAAAAGTAA
- a CDS encoding PTS sugar transporter subunit IIB has product MKKILLVCSAGMSTSMLVKKMQDTANKEGKEYEVEALALSEAETKVDEVDVILLGPQVRFQKAQVEKVANGKVPVDVIDMQQYGMMDGEGVLKHAESLMK; this is encoded by the coding sequence ATGAAAAAAATATTATTAGTTTGCTCAGCGGGTATGTCTACAAGTATGTTAGTTAAAAAAATGCAAGATACAGCAAATAAAGAAGGTAAAGAATACGAAGTTGAGGCGTTAGCCTTATCAGAAGCTGAAACAAAAGTTGATGAAGTAGATGTTATTCTACTAGGACCACAAGTAAGATTTCAAAAAGCACAAGTAGAAAAAGTAGCAAATGGAAAAGTACCAGTAGACGTTATTGATATGCAACAATATGGCATGATGGATGGAGAAGGTGTATTGAAACATGCCGAAAGCTTAATGAAATAA
- a CDS encoding DUF871 domain-containing protein encodes MKRLGISLYPGKSNENEDIQYIEKAHQYGFTRIFTNLLQLTDENKATLLPVIEKTIRYAKNLNFEIFIDVAPRTFKVLGIEPNGLSFFNDLGVDGIRLDEGVGAKETSDMTYNPYGIKIELNMSVMNHYIDNVMDFEPNRACLVGCHNFYPHRYAGISEAFFLEGSKKFKKYGLRTAAFVSSKVADFGPWPVTEGLPTLEDHRGLPVTTQAQHLWATGLIDDVIISNCYPSEAELEILSHLINEPITFDAKLFDEISDLEKKIVIEEPHFYRGDVSEYMIRSTQSRVKYKNESFPAHHTVAIKRGDILIDNEEYGQYKGELQIALKPMLNTGKVNVIGRIEPHDLPLLNYLKPWAHFKFNIKEKD; translated from the coding sequence ATGAAACGGTTAGGAATTTCTTTATATCCAGGAAAATCAAATGAAAATGAAGATATTCAATATATTGAAAAAGCACATCAATACGGTTTTACGAGAATATTTACAAATTTATTGCAACTTACCGATGAAAATAAAGCGACATTGTTACCAGTCATTGAAAAAACAATTCGTTATGCTAAAAATTTAAACTTTGAAATTTTTATAGATGTGGCACCTCGCACATTTAAAGTACTAGGCATTGAACCAAATGGTTTATCTTTTTTCAATGATTTAGGTGTAGACGGTATTAGACTTGATGAAGGGGTAGGTGCGAAAGAAACGAGTGATATGACTTACAATCCTTATGGCATAAAGATTGAACTGAATATGAGTGTGATGAATCACTATATTGATAATGTGATGGATTTTGAGCCAAATCGCGCTTGTTTAGTAGGATGCCATAATTTTTATCCGCATCGATATGCAGGGATATCAGAAGCATTCTTTTTAGAAGGTAGTAAAAAATTCAAAAAATATGGTTTAAGAACGGCAGCATTTGTTTCAAGTAAAGTAGCTGACTTTGGACCATGGCCAGTTACAGAAGGGTTGCCAACTTTAGAAGATCATAGAGGTTTACCGGTTACGACTCAAGCACAACATTTATGGGCTACTGGGTTGATAGATGATGTCATCATCAGCAATTGTTACCCTTCAGAAGCAGAATTAGAGATTTTGAGTCATTTGATAAATGAACCTATTACATTTGATGCAAAATTATTTGATGAAATTTCTGATTTAGAGAAGAAAATTGTAATCGAAGAGCCACATTTTTATAGAGGTGATGTCAGTGAGTATATGATTCGTTCAACACAAAGTCGTGTGAAGTATAAAAATGAATCATTTCCAGCACATCATACAGTTGCCATTAAACGTGGTGATATATTAATAGACAATGAAGAATATGGTCAATATAAAGGTGAATTACAAATTGCATTAAAGCCAATGCTCAATACTGGAAAAGTCAATGTGATTGGCAGAATTGAGCCACATGATTTACCACTGCTCAACTATTTAAAACCTTGGGCACATTTTAAATTTAATATAAAGGAGAAAGATTAA
- a CDS encoding helix-turn-helix domain-containing protein yields the protein MTKYSDEFKLKVVRDYLDGHYGYRKLAKKYNIPDKIIIRTWVKAFQSFGVDGIKKKQKKTVYSVTFKINVLNYMKRTGDSFQDTAIKFGLNTPSIIVRWKKIYDKEGVEGLEKPKGRPPMKKKKQKKSNQNLSREKELELENENLRLENAYLKKLNAFRENPSAFLEKHKQQWHSNSKKKDSN from the coding sequence ATGACAAAATATAGTGATGAATTTAAGTTGAAAGTTGTAAGAGATTATCTAGATGGCCATTATGGTTATCGAAAATTAGCTAAAAAATATAATATACCTGATAAAATTATTATACGAACATGGGTAAAAGCCTTTCAATCATTCGGTGTAGATGGCATTAAAAAGAAACAGAAAAAGACAGTTTATTCTGTTACATTCAAAATAAATGTATTAAACTATATGAAAAGAACAGGCGATTCCTTCCAAGATACAGCGATTAAATTTGGCCTAAATACCCCATCTATTATTGTGCGATGGAAAAAGATATATGACAAAGAAGGTGTGGAAGGACTCGAAAAGCCGAAAGGACGACCTCCCATGAAAAAGAAGAAACAGAAGAAATCTAATCAAAACCTATCACGAGAAAAAGAGTTAGAGCTAGAAAATGAAAATCTTCGATTAGAGAATGCTTATTTAAAAAAGTTGAACGCTTTTCGAGAGAATCCGAGTGCCTTTCTAGAAAAGCACAAGCAGCAGTGGCATTCGAACTCAAAGAAGAAGGATTCAAATTAA
- a CDS encoding IS3 family transposase, with protein sequence MAFELKEEGFKLKDILVKVGIPEATYHYHAKQLQKEDLDKGWKKKIIELFQKHNGKYGYRRIYLALRNQGYLINHKKVQRIMRELGLKCQKFTRKSRYQSYKGTVGKVAENRLNRRFHTSIRLQKLVTDITEFKCAEEQKLYLSPIMDLYNGEIISYGISRRPTLDLVLQSLDKAVTIIKHEAPYRTTIHSDQGWHYQHNAWIRRLSEQRIYQSMSRKATCADNASMENFFGIMKQEMYHGEELVNYETLKRRIEDYIYWYNNERLKLKLAGRSPVQYRTQSSQLIA encoded by the coding sequence GTGGCATTCGAACTCAAAGAAGAAGGATTCAAATTAAAAGATATCTTAGTAAAGGTTGGTATACCAGAAGCAACCTATCATTACCATGCCAAACAATTACAAAAGGAAGATTTAGATAAAGGTTGGAAGAAAAAGATCATTGAACTTTTTCAAAAACACAACGGTAAATACGGCTATCGTCGTATATATTTAGCTTTGAGAAATCAAGGTTATCTCATTAACCATAAGAAAGTACAACGAATTATGCGAGAACTAGGATTAAAATGTCAAAAATTCACACGTAAATCACGCTATCAATCATACAAAGGTACAGTTGGTAAAGTGGCTGAAAATCGCTTGAATCGTAGATTCCATACATCTATTCGACTTCAAAAATTAGTGACAGATATCACTGAATTTAAATGTGCTGAAGAACAAAAATTATATCTCAGCCCTATTATGGATTTATACAATGGGGAAATCATTTCTTATGGTATATCCAGAAGACCAACATTAGACTTAGTACTTCAATCATTGGATAAAGCAGTTACAATCATTAAGCATGAAGCACCATATCGTACGACGATACATTCTGATCAAGGTTGGCATTATCAGCATAATGCATGGATTAGAAGATTATCGGAACAAAGGATTTATCAAAGTATGTCACGTAAAGCGACGTGTGCGGATAATGCTTCTATGGAGAATTTCTTTGGCATCATGAAGCAGGAAATGTATCATGGAGAAGAACTTGTTAACTATGAAACATTAAAAAGAAGAATTGAGGATTACATCTATTGGTATAACAATGAACGTTTGAAATTAAAATTGGCTGGACGAAGTCCAGTACAATACCGAACTCAATCCAGCCAATTAATAGCATAA
- a CDS encoding transposase: protein MRKKYEFKFKLKLVKEYLEGHQSYRTIALKYGISSWSVLRIWVNQYKEFGEEGLEIKSRNTVYTSEFKLSVLKFRQENMLSYQDTANHFRIINPIIIANWQHQFDEKCRLDIDNKQKGRSHTMTKKRSKSDNKNLPLNENEREELERLRNENETLKAGIAYQKKLQALTDIYGSKNQK from the coding sequence ATGAGGAAAAAATATGAATTTAAATTCAAACTAAAACTTGTAAAAGAATATTTAGAAGGACATCAAAGTTATAGAACAATTGCTTTAAAATATGGTATTTCAAGTTGGTCTGTCCTTCGGATTTGGGTCAATCAATATAAAGAGTTTGGAGAAGAAGGTTTAGAAATAAAAAGTAGAAATACTGTTTATACTAGCGAATTTAAATTATCTGTTTTAAAATTTAGACAAGAAAATATGTTGTCTTATCAAGATACTGCGAATCACTTTAGAATTATTAATCCTATTATCATTGCCAATTGGCAACATCAATTTGATGAAAAGTGTCGTCTTGATATAGATAATAAACAAAAGGGACGATCTCACACTATGACTAAAAAACGATCTAAATCAGATAATAAAAATTTACCTTTAAATGAAAATGAACGTGAAGAACTTGAAAGACTTAGAAATGAAAATGAGACGTTAAAGGCAGGTATAGCTTATCAAAAAAAGTTACAAGCCTTGACCGACATTTACGGAAGCAAAAATCAGAAATAG